A section of the Drosophila subobscura isolate 14011-0131.10 chromosome A, UCBerk_Dsub_1.0, whole genome shotgun sequence genome encodes:
- the LOC117903831 gene encoding dmX-like protein 2 isoform X2 translates to MNCHQILSGACNAGDRCFAIGSVEGIPFTAYAAGCNVVILASTFERVQIIPGASHGYVKISALDCSTDTGKIAAAYENKICIFEPTPVIESSKHNTHFLDYRWVQTGSFTSHSSVVTLSWNLEGTRLLTGGTNIQLWKSKSPTHQQEEEHTGVKFEIGESKEVKQSNQGDDVSTWENIWSCQTAIPIYHMAFSPDGTLFATCGRNDRLVKIWYENKQVLFPAKGTTRHTDDLSSSTSGGGGGGGGGGAAATTVGSAPNDGDTGSDDYMTDFGLFQASRIACPVLPQYHPKQLMELLNCGKIRWVKAILAHLVRCMSGGANGASSGVTQDEDGYARQRSWSRSRTLSISYNAADSNNIQAEHRGSTTQIPEELMLDYAEINSIPPLPLWVLLNADRETPGCQGGANAGENDKDYDELFDMHNSEDNLDELLSEGEQGKRHERRLSLPEKQSISHFGPRQGQLLSRLLTHTHLPGLSSLDQMHLLALADTVATCNTDFSDKFAADMGKNASTSGVPKEGATATESLDDCGLRFLLAMKHFTYLLRCLPLQQRAQFQRQGVGTSNIVWAYHSESEEELLNLIPSYTKGDLRWATLRDLGMGYWLKNINTLRRCVERLAKCAYQQKQDPLDAAIYYLAMKKKSLVWGLFRSMRDEKMTAFFGNNFAEDRWRKAALKNAFVLLGKQRFEHAVAFFLLANSLNDAIEVCMNKLEDFQLALIIARLYEGDAEGCYYHKLLHEHVLGTDPETGRCDIPRAHPDPFLRSMTYWTLKKYQESLNTLLLTGGVGSLHSSYREEDLLRPEPQATNPNVFNFYIYLRTHPLLIRQNIALSAQEKRIAHVVLSGFNYETAGLGAGPGTGMGGGAACDKQLQLEDSITPIERQLYFTTAHGHFKSGCPALALEVLNKLPMKISEDPSSSGSSVAGSQAAATTQQINKEELINSGIMDQWGATATADAFDWGAPAAGSEAEAKFEIKWDDDEEDADPIADDDDPEMATPQPPTGGAAAAGAAAAAGRSSGDGHKMDIMAQQLKFVACLKILMEELSTLATGFEVDGGQLRYQLYMWLEREVEALKQLCNYCSSEQQQANDGGGDADAKDDKEMNASICPSTERPTLHEILMQDKQDFEAKVLRAAKRKRWLKANETLLRTLLSYCSLHGASGGGLASVRMELVLLLQELQQEKTQQQLLSPLPFPTTLPLLSACVAGNKTVIADPIKYLQSQTVDMLQSIIKVLPFPGIETSVLSEIFVLRDLAVALSSCIYQSLCDSESFVVNNSAFNGYPSPGMENIAKINSSFECSYLVGSRNAYGRRRKYSTDEPAGICTTPSKWPGVTNLRALLAREKDEDVPKLNVLLLESFVSTYMALFIYSLSTCDSRLLYRLSGQSFNNDTWSTLFGGGMKKLLIKPASAQSQSQPAAAAAAGGAGGGGAGSTSDDPTADENSVWNTVTSITKQRMKLNMKILGSFSQNSTSNNMKEDKPTYREQFMPPETSMLSYFLTKPPPGTTECDDYDTDDSHESENEEEEEDDDDVNVSRTQLKAKDNTEHTNPTSYSWSILRLALIKISTHKIQELVKVAGIELQDLPVISPLSHEVLRTLNRWQEFALSDLIARGPPSRQYIPGCYAESGINGLAIHKYRSLLNKDNTPFVSGSSAGPIRRLWNYLVRQEPAQEVFIKSIFGKNMDGHHHHHHTRGSQHDNETDEGQSHSTSENTDHIRIIHKDHESILSFCLKNNSSSMIAFSNPREIQEFDISLLLESPNWYEDECDYDMMNLSKDADTNSSAFLIIQSQEQNQFGGSNNPNESNSSTQSASQSGRGTSMVQRHKVDNVKRMSAHPLMPLYLTGGQDGSVQIWEWGHQQPVCSPRPSGTFAKVTRCRFSEQGNKFGIGDGDGNLSLWQAGIASQNNRSFISYQCHNKTLSDFVFLGSCSLLASAGQSSENKNINIWDTLLPHKKSCVSAFTCHDQGSSCLVFAPQHQVLISCGKRGDVCVFDVRQRTLRHRYQAHDSTIKCIALDPHEEFFVTGSIEGDIKIWDMNQFMLINTFPHEHAKNGFFKHTGQGVSQVTVDPFGRLFSCGSDGCMKVRLLVEKDNIVHSVY, encoded by the exons ATGAATTGTCATCAGATATTGAGCGGCGCCTGCAATGCAGGTGACCGGTGCTTCGCCATTGGCTCCGTGGAAGGCATACCATTTACA GCCTATGCCGCCGGCTGCAATGTGGTGATCCTGGCAAGCACCTTCGAGCGTGTCCAAATCATACCGGGCGCCAGTCATGGCTACGTGAAGATATCCGCCCTTGATTGCAGCACCGACACGGGCAAAATAGCGGCCGCCTATGAGAATAAGATATGCATTTTTGAGCCCACGCCGGTGATTGAGTCCAGCAAGCATAATACCCATTTCCTAGACTACAG ATGGGTGCAAACGGGCTCCTTTACCAGCCATTCGAGTGTGGTGACCCTCTCGTGGAATCTGGAGGGCACACGCCTACTCACCGGCGGCACCAACATACAGCTCTGGAAGAGCAAATCGCCCACAcaccagcaggaggaggagcataCGG gtgtaaaattcgaaattgGCGAGAGCAAAGAGGTGAAGCAATCGAATCAGGGCGATGATGTGTCAACGTGGGAGAACATTTGGTCCTGCCAGACGGCCATTCCCATTTACCATATGGCATTTAGTCCCGATGGCACACTGTTTGCCACCTGCGGCCGCAACGATCGTTTGGTCAAGATCTGGTATGAGAACAAGCAGGTGCTGTTCCCCGCCAAAGGCACGACCCGTCACACGGATgacttgagcagcagcaccagcggtggaggaggaggaggaggagga ggaggagcgGCAGCCACTACCGTGGGCAGTGCACCGAACGATGGGGATACGGGCAGCGATGATTACATGACAGACTTTGGTCTGTTTCAGGCCTCGCGCATTGCCTGTCCCGTGCTGCCGCAATACCATCCCAAGCAGCTCATGGAGCTGCTCAACTGCGGCAAGATACGCTGGGTCAAGGCCATACTGGCCCATCTGGTGCGCTGCATGAGTGGCGGTGCGAACGGCGCCTCGAGTGGCGTCACCCAGGACGAGGACGGCTATGCCCGACAGCGCAGCTGGTCGCGTTCTCGCACGCTGAGCATCAGCTACAATGCGGcggacagcaacaacattcagGCGGAGCATCGTGGCAGCACCACACAGATACCGGAGGAGCTGATGCTCGATTATGCGGAGATCAATTCGAttccgccgctgccgctgtgggTGCTGCTCAATGCGGACAGAGAGACGCCGGGCTGCCAGGGCGGCGCCAATGCCGGGGAGAACGACAAGGACTATGATGAGCTCTTCGACATGCACAACTCGGAGGACAATCTCGACGAGCTGCTGTCGGAGGGGGAGCAGGGCAAGCGCCACGAGCGACGTCTCTCGCTGCCCGAGAAGCAATCCATTTCGCACTTTGGCCCACGCCAGGGACAGCTCCTGTCGCGCCTGCTCACGCACACGCATCTGCCGGGCCTGTCGTCGCTGGATCAGATGCATCTGCTGGCCCTCGCCGACACGGTGGCCACCTGCAACACGGACTTCTCGGACAAGTTTGCCGCCGACATGGGCAAGAATGCCAGCACCAGTGGTGTGCCCAAGGAgggtgccacagccacagagtcGCTGGATGATTGTGGTCTGCGCTTTCTGCTGGCCATGAAGCATTTCACGTAtctgctgcgctgcctgccgctgcagcagcgcgcCCAGTTCCAGCGCCAGGGCGTGGGCACCTCGAACATTGTGTGGGCCTACCACTCggagagcgaggaggagctgctgaaTCTGATACCCAGCTACACGAAGGGCGATCTGCGCTGGGCCACGCTGCGCGATCTGGGCATGGGCTACTGGCTGAAGAACATCAACACGCTGCGGCGCTGCGTGGAGCGGCTGGCCAAGTGCGCGtaccagcagaagcaggatCCCCTCGACGCGGCCATCTACTATCTGGCCATGAAGAAGAAGTCCCTCGTTTGGGGTCTCTTCCGCTCGATGCGGGACGAAAAGATGACGGCATTCTTTGGCAACAACTTCGCCGAGGATCGCTGGCGCAAGGCCGCCCTCAAGAACGCCTTTGTGCTGCTGGGCAAGCAGCGGTTCGAGCATGCGGTTGCCTTCTTTCTGCTGGCCAACTCCCTCAACGATGCCATCGAGGTGTGCATGAACAAGCTGGAGGACTTCCAGCTGGCGCTCATCATTGCCCGGCTGTACGAGGGCGATGCGGAGGGCTGCTACTACCACAAGCTGCTGCACGAGCATGTCCTGGGCACCGACCCCGAGACGGGTCGCTGCGACATTCCGCGCGCCCATCCGGATCCATTCTTGCGCTCGATGACCTACTGGACGCTCAAGAAGTACCAGGAGAGCCTCaacacgctgctgctgacggGCGGCGTGGGCAGCCTGCACAGCAGCTACCGGGAGGAGGATCTGCTGCGCCCCGAGCCGCAGGCCACCAACCCGAATGTCTTTAACTTCTACATCTATCTGCGCACCCATCCGCTGCTGATACGCCAGAACATTGCGCTGTCCGCGCAGGAGAAGCGCATCGCCCATGTGGTGCTGTCCGGCTTCAATTACGAGACAGCTGGCTTGGGCGCCGGCCCGGGCACGGGCATGGGCGGAGGTGCCGCCTGCGACaagcaactgcagctggaggattcCATAACGCCCATCGAGCGGCAATTGTACTTCACCACAGCCCACGGGCACTTCAAGAGCGGCTGCCCGGCCCTCGCGCTCGAGGTGCTCAACAAGCTGCCGATGAAAATCAGCGAGGATCCCTCGTCATCGGGCAGCAGTGTGGccggcagccaggcagcggcCACCACGCAGCAAATCAACAAGGAGGAGCTCATCAATTCCGGCATCATGGATCAATGGGGAGCGACGGCCACAGCGGATGCCTTCGATTGGGGTGCACCGGCAGCTGGCAGCGAAGCGGAAGCCAAATTTGAGATCAAATGGGATGACGATGAAGAGGATGCCGATCCCatagctgatgatgatgatcccGAGATGGCCACACCACAACCACCCACaggtggggctgctgctgcgggtgctgctgctgctgctggacgctCCTCAGGGGATGGCCACAAAATGGATATTATGGCGCAGCAGCTGAAGTTTGTGGCCTGCCTGAAGATCCTCATGGAGGAGCTGTCAACGCTGGCCACCGGCTTCGAGGTGGATGGCGGGCAGCTGCGCTATCAGCTGTACATGTGGCTGGAGCGCGAGGTGGAGGCACTCAAGCAGCTGTGCAATTACTGCAgctccgagcagcagcaggccaacgATGGCGGCGGCGATGCGGATGCCAAGGATGACAAGGAAATGAATGCCAGCATTTGCCCCAGCACGGAGCGACCCACACTCCACGAGATCCTCATGCAGGACAAGCAGGACTTTGAGGCGAAGGTGCTGCGTGCGGCCAAGCGCAAGCGCTGGCTCAAGGCCAACGAGACGCTGCTGCGCACCCTCCTCAGCTATTGCTCGCTGCACGGCGCCAGCGGCGGTGGACTCGCCTCGGTGCGcatggagctggtgctgctgctgcaggagttgcagcaggagaagacccaacagcagctgctcagTCCGCTGCCCTTCCCCACcaccctgccgctgctgagcGCCTGTGTGGCCGGCAACAAGACGGTGATTGCCGATCCCATTAAGTACTTGCAATCGCAAACGGTGGACATGCTGCAGAGCATCATCAAGGTGCTGCCGTTCCCGGGCATCGAGACGAGCGTCCTCAGTGAGATCTTTGTGCTGCGCGACCTGGCAGTGGCCCTCTCCTCGTGCATCTACCAATCGCTCTGCGACTCGGAGAGTTTTGTGGTCAACAATTCGGCGTTCAACGGCTACCCCAGTCCCGGCATGGAGAACATTGCCAAGATCAATTCCTCCTTCGAGTGCTCGTACTTGGTGGGCAGTCGGAATGCCTACGGACGGAGGCGCAAGTACTCGACGGATGAGCCGGCGGGCATTTGCACGACGCCATCCAAGTGGCCGGGCGTCACCAACTTGCGCGCCCTGTTGGCCCGCGAGAAGGATGAGGATGTGCCCAAGCTGAATGTCCTGCTGCTCGAGTCCTTTGTGTCCACATACATGGCGCTGTTCATCTACTCGCTGTCCACCTGCGACAGCCGTCTGCTGTACCGACTGAGCGGTCAGAGCTTTAACAATGATACCTGGTCCACGCTCTTTGGCGGCGGCATGAAGAAGCTGCTGATTAAGCCCGCTTCGGCCCAGTCCCAGagccaaccagcagcagcagcagcagcaggaggagcaggaggaggaggagcaggttCCACTTCGGATGATCCCACAGCGGATGAGAATAGCGTCTGGAATACGGTCACCTCCATAACGAAGCAGCGCATGAAGCTAAACATGAAGATATTGGGCAGCTTTAGCCAGAACAGCACCTCGAACAACATGAAGGAGGATAAGCCCACATACCGTGAGCAATTTATGCCACCAGAGACCTCGATGCTCTCGTATTTCCTCACCAAGCCGCCACCAGGCACAACAG AATGCGATGATTACGACACGGATGACTCGCACGAGTCGGagaatgaggaggaggaggaggacgatgatgatgtgaaTGTGAGTCGCACGCAGCTGAAGGCCAAGGATAATACGGAGCACACAAATCCCACATCGTACTCATGGAGCATTCTACGTTTGGCGCTCATCAAGATCAGCACCCACAAGATCCAGGAGCTGGTCAAGGTGGCAGGCATCGAGCTGCAGG ATCTTCCTGTCATCAGTCCATTGTCGCACGAGGTGCTGCGCACGCTCAACCGTTGGCAGGAGTTTGCATTGAGTGACCTGATTGCCCGAGGGCCACCCTCAAGGCAGTATATACCCGGCTGCTATGCAGAGAGCGGCATCAATGGCCTGGCCATTCACAAGTATCGTTCGCTGTTGAACAAGGACAATACGCCGTTTGTGTCGGGCTCATCGGCGGGACCCATACGCAGGCTGTGGAACTATCTGGTGCGCCAGGAGCCCGCCCAGGAGGTGTTCATTAAGAGCATCTTTGGCAAGAACATGGatgggcatcatcatcatcatcacacgCGCGGCTCCCAGCACGACAATGAAACGGATGAAG GTCAATCGCATTCAACCAGCGAGAATACGGATCACATACGCATCATACACAAGGATCACGAGTCGATATTGTCCTTCTGCTTGAAGAACAACAGCTCCTCGATGATCGCCTTCTCCAATCCGCGTGAGATCCAGGAGTTTGAcatctcgctgctgctggagtcaCCCAATTGGTATGAGGATGAATGCGACTATGACATGATGAATCTGTCCAAGGATGCGGATACCAATAGCTCCGCCTTCCTCATCATACAATCGCAAGAGCA GAATCAATTTGGTGGCAGCAATAATCCAAATGAAAGCAATTCCAGCACACAGAGCGCCTCGCAGTCGGGACGCGGCACATCCATG GTGCAGCGCCACAAGGTGGACAATGTGAAGCGCATGAGTGCACATCCATTGATGCCGCTCTATCTAACTGGCGGACAGGATGGCTCTGTGCAGATTTGGGAATGGGGACACCAGCAGCCAGTCTGCTCACCGCGTCCCTCCGGCACATTTGCAAAGGTCACACGCTGTCGCTTTTCCGAGCAGGGCAACAAGTTCGGCATCggtgatggcgatggcaaccTGAGCCTCTGGCAGGCGGGCATTGCCTCACAGAACAATCGTTCGTTTATT AGCTATCAGTGCCACAATAAGACGCTTTCAGATTTTGTATTCCTTGGTTCTTGCAGTCTACTGGCCAGCG cTGGTCAAAGTTCCGAGAACAAGAACATCAACATTTGGGACACtttgctgccacacaaaaagtCCTGTGTGTCAG CATTCACGTGTCACGATCAGGGCTCGTCCTGTTTGGTATTTGCACCACAACATCAAGTGCTCATCTCGTGCGGCAAGCGCGGCGATGTCTGCGTCTTTGATGTAAGACAACGCACGCTGCGACATCGCTATCAG GCACACGACAGCACCATCAAGTGCATTGCTTTGGATCCACATGAGGAGTTCTTTGTCACTGGCTCCATTGAGGGTGACATTAAG ATTTGGGACATGAATCAGTTTATGCTGATCAACACGTTCCCCCATGAGCATGCCAAGAATGGTTTCTTTAAGCATACCGGCCAGGGTGTCAGTCAGGTGACTGTCGATCCCTTTGGCAGACTCTTTTCGTGCGGCTCCGATGGCTGCATGAAGGTTCGCCTGCTGGTCGAAAAGGATAACATTGTGCACTCGGTGTattga